In Paralcaligenes sp. KSB-10, the following are encoded in one genomic region:
- a CDS encoding 50S ribosomal protein L25/general stress protein Ctc: MKFNATSRSEQGTSASRRLRHAGRVPAIVYGGTAQPLSIELDHNEIYHALRKESFHASILTMDLGGKTEQVLLRSVQWHPYKQQVLHVDFQRVDATQALHTKVPLHFVNAELSPAVKLSGAIVSHVVTELEITCLPANLPQFIEVDLGQLLGGAILHLSDITLPKGVVYVPHGSDANPALAAAHLKAGSDSSDDAAPAAEAPAADKPVE; this comes from the coding sequence ATGAAATTCAACGCCACTTCGCGTAGCGAACAGGGTACGAGTGCGAGCCGCCGCCTGCGCCACGCTGGCCGTGTTCCCGCCATTGTCTACGGCGGTACTGCCCAGCCTCTGAGCATCGAGCTCGACCACAATGAAATCTATCATGCCCTGCGCAAAGAATCGTTTCACGCATCGATTCTGACGATGGATCTGGGCGGTAAAACCGAACAGGTATTGTTGCGCTCTGTGCAATGGCACCCCTACAAGCAGCAGGTCCTGCACGTCGACTTCCAGCGTGTCGATGCGACGCAAGCCCTGCACACCAAAGTGCCCTTGCACTTCGTCAATGCCGAGCTGTCGCCTGCCGTCAAGCTTAGCGGAGCCATTGTCAGCCATGTCGTGACCGAGCTTGAAATCACTTGCCTGCCTGCGAACCTGCCCCAGTTCATCGAAGTCGACCTCGGCCAGCTCCTGGGCGGCGCGATTCTGCACTTGTCCGACATTACCTTGCCCAAGGGCGTGGTCTATGTGCCGCATGGCAGCGATGCCAACCCGGCCCTGGCCGCGGCGCACCTCAAAGCGGGTAGCGACAGCTCAGACGATGCAGCTCCGGCCGCTGAAGCTCCTGCCGCCGACAAGCCGGTCGAATAA
- the pth gene encoding aminoacyl-tRNA hydrolase: MTLPIRLIIGLGNPGPEYETTRHNAGFWLADHLADDLKAGFALEKAFSASVAKARFEGEAVILAKPMTFMNRSGQAAGALMRFYKLVPEQVLVLHDELDLLPGNVKLKQGGGHAGHNGLRDIQSAFGSPDFWRLRVGIGHPRTLGLAQQVAAFVLNPPRRDELSEIEGVIDRCRAIAPALLRGEFTQAMSQLHEANRG, encoded by the coding sequence ATGACACTTCCTATACGCCTGATTATTGGCCTGGGTAATCCCGGCCCCGAGTATGAAACCACGCGTCATAACGCGGGCTTCTGGCTGGCAGATCATCTGGCCGATGACTTGAAGGCCGGTTTTGCGCTTGAGAAGGCTTTTTCCGCTTCAGTGGCCAAGGCCCGTTTCGAAGGCGAGGCCGTCATCCTGGCCAAGCCCATGACCTTTATGAATCGTTCCGGCCAAGCGGCGGGCGCGCTCATGCGCTTTTACAAGCTCGTGCCCGAGCAAGTCCTGGTATTGCACGACGAACTGGACCTGCTGCCGGGCAATGTCAAGCTCAAGCAGGGTGGGGGGCATGCCGGCCACAATGGTTTGCGCGACATTCAATCGGCCTTCGGCAGCCCGGACTTCTGGCGCTTGCGCGTGGGGATAGGCCATCCGCGCACTCTTGGGCTGGCCCAGCAGGTAGCTGCCTTTGTGCTCAATCCACCGCGGCGCGACGAGCTGAGCGAAATAGAAGGCGTCATCGATCGTTGCCGGGCAATTGCTCCGGCCTTGCTGCGGGGCGAATTCACCCAGGCCATGAGCCAATTGCACGAGGCCAATCGTGGCTGA
- a CDS encoding type II CAAX prenyl endopeptidase Rce1 family protein: MVAEAQGTRALRFRDEFREFWRFLKRPGFAPRLPGRAASDGWWEDWFPGLSFWRLLQWAAFLWVVNLFVLGPIAATAASLGGAGHRLDIHRIPWLQALIWAPIVEELVFRYGLRHIAQALWLVPAAVVALVLGPRWGTILLLAAILLLCWLPYLKGRNNAPVRLNWLARARRPMAWGLRLRYRRCFPWVFYASSVLFAGVHLNNFSLHLTPYWLMPLLVLPQWLTGLVLGWLRVRRGIGASMLLHGLFNGGPLLVVWIALHTVPQMLT; the protein is encoded by the coding sequence ATCGTGGCTGAAGCCCAAGGAACTCGTGCATTGCGATTTCGAGACGAGTTTCGGGAGTTCTGGCGGTTTTTGAAACGCCCGGGCTTTGCCCCGCGCCTGCCTGGGCGGGCGGCAAGCGATGGCTGGTGGGAAGACTGGTTTCCAGGCTTGTCGTTTTGGCGCCTGCTGCAATGGGCGGCCTTTTTATGGGTCGTGAACCTGTTTGTCCTGGGGCCCATTGCCGCGACCGCGGCAAGCCTGGGAGGGGCCGGACACAGGCTCGATATACACCGTATTCCGTGGCTGCAGGCGCTGATCTGGGCGCCGATTGTCGAGGAACTGGTTTTTCGCTATGGCTTGAGGCATATTGCACAAGCCCTGTGGCTGGTGCCGGCGGCGGTTGTCGCGCTGGTGCTGGGGCCGCGCTGGGGCACCATACTGTTGCTGGCGGCCATATTGTTGCTGTGCTGGCTGCCGTATTTGAAAGGCCGCAACAATGCGCCCGTGCGCCTGAACTGGCTCGCGCGGGCGCGTCGACCCATGGCCTGGGGGCTGCGGCTTCGTTATCGCCGCTGCTTTCCATGGGTTTTTTATGCATCGTCGGTGTTGTTCGCGGGTGTCCATCTGAATAATTTCTCGCTCCACCTCACGCCGTATTGGCTCATGCCCCTGCTGGTATTGCCGCAATGGCTGACAGGCCTGGTACTCGGGTGGCTGCGGGTTCGCCGCGGCATCGGCGCCTCGATGCTGCTGCACGGCCTGTTCAACGGCGGCCCGCTGCTGGTGGTGTGGATTGCGTTGCACACGGTTCCGCAAATGCTCACCTGA